The following proteins are encoded in a genomic region of Arachis ipaensis cultivar K30076 chromosome B02, Araip1.1, whole genome shotgun sequence:
- the LOC107627208 gene encoding uncharacterized protein LOC107627208: MPLYAKFLKELINKKRSWQENETILLTEECRALIQKGLPPKLEDPGSFFLPCAMGSMTINKAMCDLEASINLMPSSLVKKLCIEEVKPVQMSLELVDKSVICPKGVIENLLVKVDKFIFPADFVVLDSDEDDGDFIILERPFLATARAIIDVEKGELTLRMHDESVTLNVFPETQLIDEMKECMETDKEDSQWKEGVSKTISSYLPKQEIDNTAGQKEKEIVQSDEEIQEDIEMLATKKKSPKVKPTCQEKASTKRGKKNTNKTKKGWKNKKIPTEGFSKGDEVQLIYQQLGASQQADDYYTVNKILSLEHAENEHQGTKKKLTVRGDKLRHYSHQPP; the protein is encoded by the coding sequence atgcccctatatgccaagtttttgaaggaactTATtaataagaagagaagctggcaaGAGAATGAAACCAtactgctcactgaagaatgcagagcATTAATCCAGAAAGGACTTCCCCCTAAACTTGAAGATCCTGGAAGTTTCTTTCTACCTTGTGCCATGGGTAGTATGACCATCAACAAGGCAATGTGTGACTTAGAGGCTAGTATCAATCTGATGCCTTCCTCTCTAGTGAAAAAACTATGTATAGAAGAAGTgaaaccagtacaaatgtcttTAGAATTGGTGGACAAGTCAGTGATATGTCCCAAGGGTGTGATTGAGAACCTTCTAGTAAAGGTAGACAAATTCATattccctgctgattttgtggtcTTAGATTCAGATGAGGATGACGGTGATTTCATTATACTAGaaagaccattcttggccactgctagggccattATAGACGTAGAGAAAGGAGAGTTGACCCTCAGAATGCATGATGAAAGCGTCACCCTGAATGTATTTCCGGAAACACAGCTCATTGATGAAATGAAGGAGTGCATGGAAACTGACAAAGAAGACTCACAGTGGAAGGAAGGAGTCAGCAAGACGATCAGTAGTTACCTTCCAAAGCAAGAAATAGATAACACAGCAggacaaaaagagaaagagattgTGCAGAGTGATGAAGAAATTCAAGAAGACATTGAAATGTTAGCCACTAAGAAGAAAAGTCCCAAAGTAAAGCCCACTTGCCAGGAGAAGGCATCAACAAAAAGAGGGAAGAAAAACACGAACAAAAccaaaaagggttggaagaacaaaaagattccaacagaggggttcTCTAAGGGTGATGAAGTACAATTGATCTATCAACAATTGGGAGCAAGTCAACAAGCTGATGACTACTATACTGTCAacaaaatactctcactagagcaTGCCGAAAATGAAcatcaaggaacaaagaagaagctcacagtcaGGGGGGATAAGCTGAgacactacagtcatcaaccaccataa